The Paenibacillus swuensis genome contains the following window.
CCATCGTGATGGCTTCGCGCAAATACTGATATCCTTTAATATGCGCAGGTACACCGATTTCATGTATGATGCTGGTGATATTCGCGTCTAAATTTTTTCCTTTGCCTAACGGAACCACATTGGATTTCATGCCTGTAATCAACGAGGCAGCCGAATTATTGGCGGCCATGGACACCGCTTGTCCCTGAACCAACTGGCGGATGCGATTCGTCAGAATCTCCATATCGAACGGCTTCAATATGTAATAAGAAGCTCCGAGCTGCACTGCCTTTTGCGTAATATTCTCTTGCCCGAAAGCGGTAAGCATAATAATCTTCGGTTGCGGAGTTAAATTTAATTCGCGTAACTTCTCAAGTACGCCCAAACCGTCTAAATGAGGCATGATAATATCTAAAATCAGAACATCCGGAGCTTTTCTAGTCTGCTTCATGTAGCGCAGTACTTCTTCACCGTTGTAAGCTACGCCTGCTACTTCCATGTCTTCCTGCTCCGCAATATATTCGGACAGAAGATTCGTAAATTCCCGATTATCGTCAGCTAGCAATACCTGAATCTTTTGCAATGTCTAGAGCCTCCCTAAGTGAAGTTCGAAAATGACTTGTCTTGCCCATCATTTTTCCGTTACTTAGGATTTCGACAAGACCATAGAAATTCCTTCTGTCGAAAATTATTTTTCTTTATTTTTTCGCAAGATTCATTTATAATTAATAATTTATTTCATGATACTACATTATCCTTCATCCTTCGGGAATGTTCGACACAAAACAACTTCTGGAGGACATGATCCAAAAAAAAATCTCAAGGCTAACTCGCCTCAAGATTAATTGTTGGTTTTACCATAACGCCTGCATCTTGAAGCATCCACTCAATGAAGCAACCGTATCCTGATGTCGGATCGTTTACGAAAACATGAGTCACCGCGCCCACGAGCTTTCCTTGCTGTATAATCGGACTTCCGCTCATCCCCTGCACAATGCCTCCGGTTTTATCGATCAGACGCTTATCCGTAATACGGATGACCATCCCCTTCGTAGCTGCATATCTTTGTTTGGCAACATGGACAATTTCAATACTGTACTTCTCTACGTCTTGTCCGTTTACAACCGTCAAAATTTCGGCAGGTCCTTCTTTCACATCTTCTGCAAAAGCGACCGGCAACGCCTTGTTCAACATGCCGTGCTCCGGAAACTCGTTCATTTTTCCAAAAATGCCAAAGTGCGTATTTTTTTCGATGTTGCCTAACACCTTGCCGTCCCGGAATAAAGTCGCTTTTTTCTCTCCGGGTTCTCCGTTAAAGCTTTTGGATATTGAAGTAACTGTGGAATGAACTACTTGCCCGTCACCCACTTCGATTGCGGTCTGCGTATCCATATCCGTAATTACATGCCCCAGAGCGCCGTAGACGCCTTGGTCCGGTGCATAAAATGTTAATGTCCCAACCCCCGCAGCCGAGTCTCTAATGTACAGACCTAACCTGTATGCTTGATCCTCGGTGTCTAATGCGGGCTGAATTTCCGTTTCGATCATTTGACCGTTACGCTTAATGGTAAGCTTCAATTTCTTGCCTTCGGCTCCGGCGCGGTCCACAACCTCCGCCACTTTGGACACATCATTAATGTAAATACCGTCAATGGCTGTAATCAGATCACCCAGCAATACATTCGCTGTTTCCCCTGGCGATGTTTTTACATCCCCCGTACTTTTAACCAGATGATGCCCGACCACCAAAATACCGGCTGATTTAATTTTTACGCCGATCGTTTGGCCGCCGGGTATCACTTTCAAATCAGGAACGACATTAACTTCGACCGTCTTGAGAGGAATTTTACCGAATAATTTCAATTGCATGTGAGCATGTCCCGCTTTGTGCGTCTGTAAATTTAACGGCCGGTTCAAATTTACACGTGAGAATGAACCCTTGACGCCGTTAACAGCGAGAATTTCGGGATGATCTACGGTTACCATTGCGTTCACCGGCATGGAGAGCCTCAGGCTCTTGTGTTCACCGGTAAACAGCCGAAGCTTCTCCGGGAAGCTCGCGAAGCTCTGGAAAGGAGGGGATGTGGAAATCAGGCAAACGAGGAAGACGAGCAGCAGGCCTAACAACTGTTTGCGCTTGATAGAAATCAACTTGAGGTCACGCTCCCTTATCTTCTCTTCGCTTGACGAGAACAGAGGTCGCCAATTGCGTACCTATAAGTTAACCCCCCACCAACCCTTTTATTACTGTTAAAGACTTTCTTAAGTTCCTTATAAACCGCTCGTTTTCTTTAAATTTGCCATGGAAATCATCTCATCCGCATGATGGAGCGTTGTATCCGTGACTTCAACCCCGCCCAGCATCCGCGCTAATTCTTCAACACGTCCTGTATGGTCCAAATGCTCAACTTGTGTGGAGGTTCGACCTCCATCCACTTCTTTGCGAATTTCATAATGCTGATCAGCCATACATGCGACCTGCGGTAAATGGGTGATCGAGAATACTTGGCAGCTAGCGGATAAAGCGGACATTTTCTCCGCGATCGCTTGAGCGGCGCGCCCGCTGACACCCGTATCCACTTCATCAAACACAAGCACAGGGATGCGGTCCACCTTGGCAAAAATGGATTTCATCGCAAGCATAATCCTGGACATTTCGCCGCCTGAGGCGATTTTGCTGAGTGATTTCAAGGGTTCGCCCGGATTCGGAGAAATCATGAATTCAGCGGTATCCAAGCCCTCGCGCGTAAACCGGAGCCGTTGACCTCCGACCTCCCAACCTTTGGGATCCGGTATGCGTTGAAGCTGCACCCTTAAGACGGTTTTTCCCATCTGAAGGTCCTTAAGTTCCGCTTCAATTTTCGCGGCAAGTTCATCCGCGGCTTGTTTCCGCAGCGTGGAAAGGGCTTCGGCTAATGCGATAACTTCTTTCAACTGACGCTCCGCAACGGCTTCAAGCTGTTGGATTCGCTCATCTTTATTTTCAACGAGTTCGATCTCTTCCGATATTTTCGTGTGATAAGCTAAAATTTCTTCCACATTATCACCGTATTTGCGTCGGAAAGACGCTAATAAATCCAATCGTTGTTCGATTTCATCTATGCGGGCAGGATTAAATTCCACTTCATCCGAGTAATCCCTCAGTTGATAAGAAGCATCTTCCAATTGGAAATAAGCCGATTGAATCTGCTCCAACAATGGCTGTAAAGCCTTTGGATCATAGGAGGTAATCTCTTCAAGCTTACTTATCGCTTTACGAACGGAATCCAAACCGCGGTTGGCTCCATTGAGAAGATCGTAGCTGTCTGTTACCGATTGCGCCATTTTCTCGGCATTTGCTAGTTTTCGCTTTTCTTCCGCTAACCATTCATCTTCCCCGGCTTTTAGCTCCGCAGCGGCGATCTCCTCCATTTGAAATCGATAAAGATCCATCATTTGCAGCGCTTGTTTACTTGTTTCCTGTAGATGATGCAACTCTTTAAGCGTACCGGAATATTGGATATACGCGGTTTGATACTTATGCTTGGCTGCAGCAATGCTCTCTTCACCGTACAAATCCAGCCACTGCAGATGCTGCTCGGCTTTAAGCAGCGACTGATGCTCATGTTGGCCGTGGATATTGACGAGCTCTTCACCAATCAGTCGAAGCATCGTCAGGTTCACAAGTTGTCCGTTCACCCGGCTCGTACTTTTGCCCTGCGAGGTAACTTCCCTGCGAATAATCAGATGCTCGCTTGCATCCGCTTCAATGCCTTGAGCCTGCAACGTTTCCCAAACCGGGTGCTCCCCGCTGAGTTCAAACATGGCTTCAATCTCCGCCTTATCGCAACCATAGCGCACTAAATCAGAGGATCCTCTGCCGCCTACAATTAAACTCAAAGCATCGATAATAATGGATTTACCCGCGCCGGTTTCCCCTGTCAGCACATGAAATCCACGATGAAATGTAACTCTTACGCTTTCTATAACCGCTAAATTTTTAATAGATATTTCAATTAACATGCCGCACGCTCCTCTTCACCCATGACCGAGAAATGGTTTACGATATCATGTCCAGAATTTGTTTAACCGCGCCTTGACACTGCTCCCTCGTTTTGCAAATAATAAGGATCGTATCATCGCCGCAGATGGTGCCCATAATGCCGGGCCATTCAAGATTATCAATCTGCGCCCCGATCGCGTTGGCCGTACCGGGTAAGCTTTTCATGACAATCATATTTTCAGTATCATCAATGGACAAAAAATTGTCGGTCAGCGCCCTCTTTAATTTCTGTACCGGATTGTACTTCTGCTCGGCGGGAACCGAATACTTATATCTCCCGTCAGCCATCGGCACTTTAATTAAATGCATTTCTTTAATATCGCGCGAAATCGTCGCCTGTGTCACATTCAAGCCTGCCTTGCTCAGCTCAGAGGCCAGTTCATCCTGTGTATCTATATCGCCGTTCATGATGATTTCTCTGATTTTCATATGTCTTTGCGCCTTCATGCCATTCCTCCTTATTTAATCCGTATCCATCTCAAACTTGATTTTGCGGAGCGTGCCTGCATCGGGATCAATGTACAGTACGCCATCCACATCTTCATACAGCAGCTGATAAATCAGCAAACCGTCTCTCAAACCGGAACCCGTCAGTTCCACGGGCGAGCGGTTTTTAGCCACTTTAACAGCGAACACTTCTCCCTCTTTACGGGCAAAATAATCTATAAACAACCGGCTTTCCAGCGTTTGGACGTCCAAATGAACACGAAGCGGTATCCGCTTTTTGCCATGAATAATCTCATAACCCGTATCCTGTAAAATCGACACAGCTTCCCCTTCCGGTTCAAAGCTCTCTACATCCATAGGAACGCCCGGCTTAGGCGGGGTTTCCAGCCATTGATTCACACGTGTGAAAAGCCAATACAAGACAAGAAGCGCCAACAGCACCAAGACGAACATTTCGCCGTCGATCCGCATAAGATCACCTCGACTACGTATTCGTGAATGTTGCCCGAAATCCTTTTAAATGCTGGAAGAAGCCCATCCTTCAATATAGGATGAGCTTCGCTCCGTGATCTCAAACGTGTTCCGGCGGTCCTGATGATTTCACTTTAAATGTTCCGTTCGCTTTCTCGACCGTATCACCAATTAACGGTTCAAACGGGGATTGAAATGCGCCGCCTTCACTACCATCACCCAAACGGAAGTGGGCCAGAAATTCAATATTCCCCTCCCCGCCGGTAATCGGGGAAAAGGTGAGTCCGTGCAGCTTGAATCCAATCTCCTCCGCAAAAGTTAAGACGGTTCGCAGCACTTCTTCATGCACCTTGGCTTCCCGGACGACGCCGTGCTTGCCCACTTTCTCGCGACCAGCTTCGAATTGCGGTTTGATTAAAGCGGCTACATGGGATGATGAAGAGGGAGACAATAGTTGTTTGAGCGCGGGTAAAATTAATTTAAGGGAAATAAACGATACATCGATCGAAGCCATATTGGGCTGTGGACCCTCTAACGCTTCGGGCTGCAGATATCGGAAGTTTGTCTTCTCCATCACATGAACACGCTCATGACTGCGTAAAGACCAATCCAGTTGATTGGACCCCACATCAATGGCATACACATAGGCGGCGCCGTGCTGTAACGCGCAATCCGTAAATCCACCCGTGGATGAACCAATATCGAGCATCACGGCGTCTTGCATCGGAAGGCCGAACGCTTGAATGGCTTTCTCTAATTTCAGACCGCCGCGGCTCACGTAGGGATGCAAGGCGCCCTTTACACGGATTGGTAGATCCCTCGATACTTTCATGCCCGCTTTCTCCATACGCTCGTCCGATACGAAAACAAGGCCGGCCATAATGGCGGCCTTCGCTTTCTCCCGGCTTTCATAATATCCCTGCTCTACTAGCAATACGTCCAACCGTTCTTTTCCTGCTGACATTCCGTTACTCCTAATAGTTACTAATTGCTGAAATAATGTATGAATATGGACAGTGCTTTACGCGCGCTGTCTTTTCTTAGGTAATAAATTTTTAACTTCAGTGACAATACGTTCCGCTGCGAGTCCGACTTCCGCCCGCTGCTCATTCAGGCTGCCGTGCTCCACGAAGTAATCCGGCACACCGATATTCTTTACTCTCATGTCGTAAATATTCCTGTCCGCATAGAACTCCAGCACACTGCTTCCGAAACCGCCCTTAACCGATGCTTCCTCAATCGTCACCAGGTTTAAACCTTCCTTGGCTAATTGCAACAGCATGGTTTCATCCAATGGCTTGATAAAGCGGGCATTGATTACCCTGACATGAATTCCTTCACGCTTCAGGGTTTCCGCTGCTTCCTCAGCCAGTTGAACCATCGGCCCGATGGCCAATATGGCCGCCGTCGGAGAAGGAGCATCCGCTACAACTTCCCATGTGCCGATCGGCAACGCCGTCATGGTTTCATCGATTGTAACACCGCGTGTATTCACCCGAGGGTACCGTATGGCGATAGGTCCGCCATCGTAATGGACGGCTGTATACATCATATTGCGAAGTTCATTCTCATCCTTCGGCATCATGATTGTAATGTTCGGGATATGCCTTAAGAAGGCGATATCATATACGCCGTGATGCGTTTCACCATCCCCACCGACAAATCCGGCACGGTCAATGGCAAAGATAACGTTTAAATTCATACGGCAAATATCATGTAGAGTTTGGTCATAGGCGCGTTGCAAGAACGTAGAATACACCGCAAACACCGGCTTAAGCCCTTCTCCCGCAACGGCTGCGCACATGGTGGCCGCATGCTCTTCCGCAATTCCGACATCGAT
Protein-coding sequences here:
- a CDS encoding TlyA family RNA methyltransferase, giving the protein MSAGKERLDVLLVEQGYYESREKAKAAIMAGLVFVSDERMEKAGMKVSRDLPIRVKGALHPYVSRGGLKLEKAIQAFGLPMQDAVMLDIGSSTGGFTDCALQHGAAYVYAIDVGSNQLDWSLRSHERVHVMEKTNFRYLQPEALEGPQPNMASIDVSFISLKLILPALKQLLSPSSSSHVAALIKPQFEAGREKVGKHGVVREAKVHEEVLRTVLTFAEEIGFKLHGLTFSPITGGEGNIEFLAHFRLGDGSEGGAFQSPFEPLIGDTVEKANGTFKVKSSGPPEHV
- the recN gene encoding DNA repair protein RecN, translating into MLIEISIKNLAVIESVRVTFHRGFHVLTGETGAGKSIIIDALSLIVGGRGSSDLVRYGCDKAEIEAMFELSGEHPVWETLQAQGIEADASEHLIIRREVTSQGKSTSRVNGQLVNLTMLRLIGEELVNIHGQHEHQSLLKAEQHLQWLDLYGEESIAAAKHKYQTAYIQYSGTLKELHHLQETSKQALQMMDLYRFQMEEIAAAELKAGEDEWLAEEKRKLANAEKMAQSVTDSYDLLNGANRGLDSVRKAISKLEEITSYDPKALQPLLEQIQSAYFQLEDASYQLRDYSDEVEFNPARIDEIEQRLDLLASFRRKYGDNVEEILAYHTKISEEIELVENKDERIQQLEAVAERQLKEVIALAEALSTLRKQAADELAAKIEAELKDLQMGKTVLRVQLQRIPDPKGWEVGGQRLRFTREGLDTAEFMISPNPGEPLKSLSKIASGGEMSRIMLAMKSIFAKVDRIPVLVFDEVDTGVSGRAAQAIAEKMSALSASCQVFSITHLPQVACMADQHYEIRKEVDGGRTSTQVEHLDHTGRVEELARMLGGVEVTDTTLHHADEMISMANLKKTSGL
- the ahrC gene encoding transcriptional regulator AhrC/ArgR, which encodes MKAQRHMKIREIIMNGDIDTQDELASELSKAGLNVTQATISRDIKEMHLIKVPMADGRYKYSVPAEQKYNPVQKLKRALTDNFLSIDDTENMIVMKSLPGTANAIGAQIDNLEWPGIMGTICGDDTILIICKTREQCQGAVKQILDMIS
- the spoIVB gene encoding SpoIVB peptidase, yielding MISIKRKQLLGLLLVFLVCLISTSPPFQSFASFPEKLRLFTGEHKSLRLSMPVNAMVTVDHPEILAVNGVKGSFSRVNLNRPLNLQTHKAGHAHMQLKLFGKIPLKTVEVNVVPDLKVIPGGQTIGVKIKSAGILVVGHHLVKSTGDVKTSPGETANVLLGDLITAIDGIYINDVSKVAEVVDRAGAEGKKLKLTIKRNGQMIETEIQPALDTEDQAYRLGLYIRDSAAGVGTLTFYAPDQGVYGALGHVITDMDTQTAIEVGDGQVVHSTVTSISKSFNGEPGEKKATLFRDGKVLGNIEKNTHFGIFGKMNEFPEHGMLNKALPVAFAEDVKEGPAEILTVVNGQDVEKYSIEIVHVAKQRYAATKGMVIRITDKRLIDKTGGIVQGMSGSPIIQQGKLVGAVTHVFVNDPTSGYGCFIEWMLQDAGVMVKPTINLEAS
- the spo0A gene encoding sporulation transcription factor Spo0A, which gives rise to MQKIQVLLADDNREFTNLLSEYIAEQEDMEVAGVAYNGEEVLRYMKQTRKAPDVLILDIIMPHLDGLGVLEKLRELNLTPQPKIIMLTAFGQENITQKAVQLGASYYILKPFDMEILTNRIRQLVQGQAVSMAANNSAASLITGMKSNVVPLGKGKNLDANITSIIHEIGVPAHIKGYQYLREAITMVYNNIEILGAITKTLYPAIAEKFKTTPSRVERAIRHAIEVAWTRGNIDSISHLFGYTINISKSKPTNSEFIAMVADKLRIEHKVS